The following are from one region of the Salvia hispanica cultivar TCC Black 2014 chromosome 1, UniMelb_Shisp_WGS_1.0, whole genome shotgun sequence genome:
- the LOC125200728 gene encoding homeobox-leucine zipper protein HDG11-like, translated as MEFSSGGGGGSSGGDPHDASERRKKRYHRHTANQIQRLESMFKECAHPDEKTRNQLSRELGLHPRQIKFWFQNRRTQMKAQHERADNCTLRADNDRIRCENIAMREALRNVICPSCGGPPVTEDSYFDEQKLRMENAQLKEELDRVSSIAAKYMGRPISQLPPVQPIHVSSLDLSMASFGGHGHGMPCPSLDLDLLPRSSLGLAPFPLANISDADKALMADVAARAMDELIRLLQDNEMMLWIKSAPDGGELLNLESYERAFPRPNSHLKNPGVRTEASRSSGVVTMNDLALVDMFVNSNKWMELFPAIVSRERTIEVISSGMLGSHSGSLQLMYGELQVLSALVPTRKLYFLRFVQQIEAGSWAIVDVSYDIPNQESQFSSSSCKSHRLPSGCLIQKMPNGYSKVTWIEHWEVEDKSPVHRLYRDLIYSGLAFGAERWLSNLQRMCERIACLMVAGNSNRELGAIPSPEGTRSMMKLAQRMVNNLCASINPSSGQQLTTLIGSNELEVRATLHSSADQVNRMVLSAAATIWLPVPPHAVFNFFRDERTRPQWDVLSNQNPVQEIAHIANGSHPGNCISVLRALNTSQNNMLILQESCLDSSGSLVVYCPVDLPSIHLAMSGEETSFIPLLPSGFTISPDGSSGPDSFPVGGGDGASTSSNTDPAARSLSSGSLVTVVFQILVSNTQTARISPETVNTVNNLISNTVHQIKAAMNCSSS; from the exons ATGGAGTtcagcagcggcggcggcggcggctccAGCGGCGGCGACCCTCATGACGCCTCcgagaggaggaagaagcgCTACCATCGGCACACCGCCAACCAAATTCAGAGGCTTGAATC gATGTTCAAAGAGTGTGCTCATCCAGATGAGAAGACAAGAAATCAGTTGAGCAGAGAATTAGGCCTTCATCCACGGCAGATCAAATTTTGGTTCCAAAATCGAAGGACTCAAATGAAG GCACAGCATGAAAGAGCAGACAACTGCACACTAAGAGCAGACAACGACAGAATCCGCTGCGAAAACATAGCAATGAGAGAAGCCCTCAGAAACGTCATCTGCCCCTCCTGCGGTGGCCCTCCTGTCACCGAGGATTCCTACTTCGACGAGCAAAAACTCCGAATGGAAAACGCCCAGTTGAAAGAAGAG CTTGACAGAGTTTCAAGCATTGCAGCCAAGTACATGGGCCGCCCCATTTCCCAACTGCCGCCGGTGCAGCCAATTCATGTCTCTTCATTGGATTTATCAATGGCCAGTTTTGGTGGACATGGGCATGGGATGCCTTGCCCTTCTCTTGATCTTGATCTCCTCCCCCGGAGCTCGTTGGGGCTAGCTCCATTCCCTCTGGCCAACATCTCCGATGCGGACAAGGCCCTCATGGCCGATGTAGCGGCCAGAGCCATGGATGAGCTGATCAGGCTGCTGCAGGACAATGAGATGATGCTTTGGATCAAGTCTGCACCGGATGGCGGTGAGCTCCTCAATCTCGAGAGCTACGAGAGAGCTTTTCCGAGGCCTAATAGCCACTTGAAGAACCCTGGTGTTAGAACAGAAGCTTCCAGAAGCTCAGGAGTTGTCACCATGAATGACCTGGCTTTGGTTGACATGTTTGTTAATTCT AATAAATGGATGGAGCTGTTTCCTGCAATTGTGTCAAGGGAAAGGACTATTGAAGTGATATCTTCTGGGATGCTAGGAAGCCATAGTGGCTCATTACAATTG ATGTATGGAGAGCTACAAGTGCTCTCAGCATTAGTCCCAACTCGAAAACTCTACTTCCTACGCTTTGTTCAGCAGATTGAAGCCGGATCATGGGCTATTGTCGACGTCTCTTACGATATCCCCAACCAAGAAAGCCAGTTCTCGTCTTCTTCGTGCAAGTCTCACAGGCTTCCTTCCGGATGCTTGATACAGAAAATGCCTAATGGCTACTCCAAG GTCACTTGGATCGAGCACTGGGAAGTCGAGGATAAATCCCCGGTCCACAGGCTGTATAGAGACCTAATCTACAGTGGATTAGCCTTTGGTGCAGAGAGGTGGCTTTCAAATTTGCAGAGAATGTGTGAAAGAATTGCTTGCTTGATGGTGGCTGGAAATTCAAACCGTGAGCTTGGAG CCATTCCATCACCAGAAGGTACTAGAAGCATGATGAAGCTTGCTCAGAGAATGGTGAACAATTTGTGTGCAAGCATCAATCCCTCGAGTGGGCAGcaattgacaaccctaatcggGTCAAACGAGCTCGAGGTCCGGGCAACGCTCCACAGCAGTGCCGACCAGGTGAACCGCATGGTGCTCAGCGCGGCCGCCACTATATGGCTCCCCGTCCCCCCTCACGCCGTCTTCAACTTCTTCAGGGACGAGCGCACCCGCCCTCAG TGGGATGTCCTCTCAAATCAAAATCCAGTTCAAGAAATTGCCCACATTGCTAATGGCTCTCATCCAGGCAACTGCATCTCTGTTCTTAGG GCCTTAAACACTAGCCAAAACAACATGTTGATACTCCAAGAGAGCTGCCTAGACTCATCAGGCTCACTAGTGGTCTACTGCCCCGTGGATCTCCCGTCGATCCACCTCGCGATGAGCGGTGAGGAGACATCGTTCATCCCCCTGCTTCCCTCAGGATTCACGATCTCCCCCGATGGCAGCAGTGGGCCTGACTCCTTCCCAGTGGGAGGTGGCGACGGGGCCTCCACTAGCTCCAACACGGACCCCGCTGCCAGGTCATTATCGTCCGGGTCCCTCGTGACGGTCGTCTTCCAAATCCTAGTCAGCAACACGCAGACAGCAAGGATCAGCCCCGAGACGGTCAACACGGTCAACAACCTCATAAGCAACACCGTCCATCAGATCAAAGCGGCCATGAATTGCTCCTCGTCTTAG